The Pukyongia salina genome segment GGTTGTTTTTCCTTCCGGTATTTTCCGTAATTAAGTCTTAAAATAATGATGAAAATAAAACTTTGTATACTACTCTTTTTGTTTAGCAGTCTGGGGATTTCTCAGAATTTCACCCGCACCGATAGTATTTTTGGCAGCATTACCCCACAGCGTGCCTGGTGGGATCTGAAACATTATGATCTGGATGTTAATGTTTTTCCGGAACGCCGAGAAATTACAGGTACCAATACTGTTACATATACAGTACTGGACTCGGGTGACGAATTACAACTTGATCTTCAGGCTCCCATGAAGTTGTTAAGTGCAACTCAGGATGGCGAATCCCTGGAAATACGAAAGGATGGGATGTTTCACTATATCCAGCTAAAGAAGAAACAAAAAAAAGGAGAAACATACACTCTTAAGGTAACTTTTTCGGGCAAGCCCGTGATAGCTCGAAGGCCACCATGGGATGGTGGGTTTACCTGGAATAGAGACTCTAACGGGAAGCATTTTATCGCCACTTCCAATCAGGGAATAGGCTCAAGCATTTGGTGGCCTAACAAAGACCATCCCTACGATGAGCCCGATAATGGAGTGGATCTTTCCATTACCGTTCCTGCAGATCTCGTGGCAGTTGGAAATGGTAGGCTAATAACCACTCGAGATAATGGTGATACTAAAACCTGGCATTGGCGCGTGATCAATCCTATTAACAATTATGGAGTCAATATCAATATTGGTGATTATGTGAATTTTTCTGAAAAGTTCGAAGGGATCAACGGAGAATTGGATCTGGATTACTGGGTGCTGCGGGAAAATCTGAACAAGGCCAAAGACCAGTTTCAGCAGGCTCCTATGATGATCAGGGCTTTCGAATACTGGTTCGGCCCGTATCCCTTCTACGAAGACAGCTTTAAACTTGTGGAGGTCCCCTATCTTGGGATGGAACATCAGAGCAGTGTTACCTATGGCAATCGCTATGAAAATGGTTACTACGGCTCCGATCTAAGTGGCACTGGTTGGGGATTACGTTTCGATTTCATCATTATACATGAAGGGGGACATGAATGGTTTGCTAACAACATCACGAATACCGATGTTGCCGATATGTGGATCCATGAAGGTTTTACAGCCTATTCGGAGAATTTATATCTTGATTATCACTTCGGAAAAGAGGCAGCCTCTGAATACGTAGTG includes the following:
- a CDS encoding M1 family metallopeptidase, with translation MKIKLCILLFLFSSLGISQNFTRTDSIFGSITPQRAWWDLKHYDLDVNVFPERREITGTNTVTYTVLDSGDELQLDLQAPMKLLSATQDGESLEIRKDGMFHYIQLKKKQKKGETYTLKVTFSGKPVIARRPPWDGGFTWNRDSNGKHFIATSNQGIGSSIWWPNKDHPYDEPDNGVDLSITVPADLVAVGNGRLITTRDNGDTKTWHWRVINPINNYGVNINIGDYVNFSEKFEGINGELDLDYWVLRENLNKAKDQFQQAPMMIRAFEYWFGPYPFYEDSFKLVEVPYLGMEHQSSVTYGNRYENGYYGSDLSGTGWGLRFDFIIIHEGGHEWFANNITNTDVADMWIHEGFTAYSENLYLDYHFGKEAASEYVVGTRQHITNDIPIIGPYNVRQNGSKLDMYYKGANILHTLRQLLEDDTKWRNILRGLNSQFRHKTVSSKQVEDYISEKSGIDLTEFWQQYLRTVMIPKLEYKLEGKEVRFRYTEIIEKFDMPVMVLVNGKEEWIFPKAEWSTKSFDTPITTFSVKPDFYITSEEIKE